In Brachionichthys hirsutus isolate HB-005 chromosome 5, CSIRO-AGI_Bhir_v1, whole genome shotgun sequence, a single genomic region encodes these proteins:
- the gtse1 gene encoding G2 and S phase-expressed protein 1 encodes MDSRAHDLCFLPDEKFDFDVSLSPASSKGDDDEDEVFFGPVGHEERRGSVEAESVLERSGVCVSWSPLAGDQLEAMCQEARGLANRLLSRPRSQDQTAHTTADVTADRDDFVQSPDVKLHVLCPTAGAIKRQTFCVQDSPLKQLPPAVQRRLLGSHSATTASPPRPANGASSPRPSIGASSRHPSIGASSPRPSIGASSPRPSIGASSRRPANGASSARHSSTNTNSSTRLPSSPRVGSKAGLRGKTTLSIGAVLPNKPAAPATSCSDVKSKVEKTRLQPPNQAGGFRKGSPTSRPSRRAESSEDLASDSANAASDVSDSSLNSCTQGKCTLAPPTKTAVRNLSGVITPTLQSRRVKERKNTSSSSSSVSSFNSSISVSPAEGKLNSSLSASVGPAPSCIGRPVNHTMPRRSVLDSTADTAASSTIRRSMSAQIRKTHETGRIKAAKSTPVKRAEATPHRPTPSKKAAIPGSTSTRPQIGWRVKSKPEALIPPTLRGGDDTSKMMKLKRLMSAGSVDRPPQKPATDPLTPSSGSSRSLQTKPRRPSALPTPVKFRMSSIPVATPTKRTQPMKLLLSPDSDSAPGSALTRRESSCSPAPTGTQEVELTDAPDIQPFPLEVEEVVEKEETPAPLPSSPPQLDQSERMDSGTRSPEEAGANKNLIELETAEERSKRQEVLLLDLPAPALQPQEKLLIDLTNTPDLIRTGNKSCTTSQLIDLSSPLIKWSPEDKRENTAPLVNLSF; translated from the exons ATGGACTCCCGAGCTCACG ACCTGTGCTTCCTGCCCGATGAGAAGTTTGACTTCGACGTTTCTCTGTCACCTGCCAG ctccaAAGGTgacgacgatgaagacgaggtctTCTTCGGTCCGGTCGGCCACGAGGAGAGGCGTGGCTCCGTTGAGGCGGAATCTGTTCTCGAGCGCAGCGGCGTGTGCGTTAGCTGGAGTCCGCTGGCTGGAGATCAGCTGGAGGCTATGTGTCAGGAAGCACGCGGACTAGCCAATCGGCTGCTGAGCCGGCCCCGCAGCCAGGATCAGACCGCCCACACGACTGCTGACGTCACGGCCGACAGGGATGACTTCGTCCAGAGCCCCGACGTCAAGTTACACGTGCTGTGTCCGACGGCCGGCGCCATCAAACGCCAGACCTTCTGCGTCCAGGACAGTCCCTTAAAGCAGCTGCCGCCAGCCGTCCAGCGCCGCCTGCTCGGCTCGCACAGCGCGACTACGGCTTCACCCCCCCGCCCGGCCAACGGCGCTTCATCCCCCCGCCCATCCATCGGAGCCTCATCCCGCCACCCATCCATCGGCGCTTCATCCCCCCGCCCATCCATCGGAGCTTCATCCCCCCGCCCATCCATCGGAGCCTCATCCCGCCGCCCGGCCAACGGAGCTTCATCTGCTCGACATTCCTCTACCAACACAAATTCATCCACCAGACTCCCCTCCAGCCCCAGGGTCGGGTCCAAGGCGGGGCTGCGAGGAAAGACCACACTGTCCATCGGCGCCGTGCTGCCGAACAAACCAGCTGCCCCGGCAACTTCCTGTTCAGACGTAAAAAGCAAAGTTGAGAAGACCAGACTGCAACCACCAAACCAA GCTGGGGGGTTTCGGAAAGGTAGCCCGACCTCGCGCCCCTCGAGAAGGGCGGAGTCAAGTGAGGATCTGGCCTCTGATTCCGCAAATGCTGCGTCTGACGTCAGCGACTCCTCCCTCAACTCCTGTACGCAGGGAAAATGCACTTTAGCGCCGCCCACCAAG ACGGCTGTGAGGAACCTGTCGGGTGTAATAACTCCAACCCTTCAGAGCAGGAgggtgaaggagaggaagaacacatcctcttcctcgtcgtCGGTGTCCAGCTTCAATTCCAGCATCTCTGTGTCTCCTGCTGAAG GTAAACTGAACTCTTCTTTGAGCGCCTCCGTCGGCCCCGCCCCCAGCTGTATCGGCAGACCTGTGAATCACACCATGCCGCGTCGGTCCGTCTTGGACTCCACTGCCGACACGGCAGCCTCCTCAACCATCCGCCGCTCAATGTCAGCACAGATCAGGAAGACGCATGAGACGGGACGCATCAAAGCCGCGAAGTCCACACCTGTAAAGAGAGCTGAGGCCACACCCCACCGGCCAACACCTTCCAAGAAAGCTGCGATCCCTGGCTCCACCTCCACCCGACCGCAGATCGGATGGAGGGTGAAATCCAAACCTGAGGCTCTGATCCCACCAACACTAAGAGGAGGAGACG ACACCTCAAAGATGATGAAGCTTAAGAGGCTGATGTCAGCAGGCAGCGTGGACAG GCCTCCTCAGAAACCGGCCACCGATCCTCTCACGCCATCTTCTGGCAGCTCCCGATCACTGCAGACGAAGCCTCGGCGTCCTTCTGCATTACCAACACCTGTGAAGTTCAGGATGTCCTCCATCCCCGTTGCCACGCCTACCAAGCGAACTCAGCCCATGAAATTGCTATTGTCACCTGACTCTGACTCCGCCCCTGGTTCCGCCTTAACCAGGAGAGAGagtagctgcag CCCCGCCCCAACAGGCACACAGGAGGTGGAGCTTACTGATGCCCCGGACATCCAGCCCTTCCCCCTAGAGGtagaggaggtggtggagaaggaggagacacCTGCTCCCCTGCCCTCCAGCCCTCCACAGCTTGATCAGTCAGAGAGGATGGATTCTGGGACGAGGAGTCCGGAGGAGGCAGGTGCCAACAAAAACCTGATTGAACTGGAgactgcagaggagaggagcaagAGACAGGAG GTTCTCCTGCTGGATCTTCCTGCTCCAGCTTTGCAGCCTCAAGAGAAACTGCTCATCGACTTGACCAACACGCCTGACCTGATCCGCACCGGCAACAAGTCCTGCACCACATCTCAG CTGATTGACCTGAGCTCTCCACTCATCAAGTGGAGTCCAGAAGACAAGAGGGAGAACACCGCTCCGCTGGTTAATCTGTCCTTCTGA
- the LOC137893987 gene encoding plasma membrane calcium-transporting ATPase 1-like, which produces MAGNSSGGSKHGRRGEANHEAESSGSLQELRLLMELRGAEAAARIQESYGDVGGMCARLGTSPVEGLDGATEDIDRRQREFGQNLIPPKKPKTFLQLVWEALQDVTLIILEVAAIISLGLSFYRPPDAGRQNCGSAVGSLDEEGDAETGWIEGAAILLSVVCVVLVTAFNDWSKEKQFRGLQSRIEQEQKFSVVRAGQTIQIKVSEIVVGDVAQVKYGDLLPADGILIQGNDLKIDESSLTGESDHVRKSLNRDPVLLSGTHVMEGSGKMLVTAVGVNSQTGIIFKLLGAGEEGDGKDKNKNKAEKDKRRKDKEKKKEEQKKREKKEKKSKKDDKGKKGNNKDGAIVEMQPLNEDGGPEKKKSLPKKEKSVLQGKLTKLAVQIGKAGLFMSALTVIILITRFLIDTFWIQGVSWTAECVPIYGQFLVKFFIIGVTVLVVAVPEGLPLAVTISLAYSVKKMMKDNNLVRHLDACETMGNATAICSDKTGTLTMNRMRVVQAHIAGRYYKKVPERDLIPAKILDLLDVGIAVNCAYTTKIMPPEKEGGLPRQVGNKTECALLGLSLELRRDYQTIRNELPEEKLFKVYTFNSVRKSMSTVIKNHDGSYRMFSKGASEILLRKCCKILMASGEDKVFKPRDRDDLVKTVIEPMASEGLRTICLAYRDFPTTEEEPNWDDEAHILTGLTCIAVVGIEDPVRPEVPEAIRKCQRAGITVRMVTGDNVNTARAIATKCGILQPGDDFLCMEGKEFNRRIRNELGEIEQERIDKIWPKLRVLARSSPTDKHTLVKGIIDSTVLEQRQVVAVTGDGTNDGPALKKADVGFAMGIAGTDVAKEASDIILTDDNFSSIVKAVMWGRNVYDSISKFLQFQLTVNVVAVIVAFTGACITQDSPLKAVQMLWVNLIMDTFASLALATEPPTEALLLRNPYGRKKPLISRNMMKNILGHGVYQLTVIFTLLFVGEKMFDIDSGRNAPLHGPPSEHYTIVFNTFVLMQIFNELNARKIHGERNIFDGVFNNPIFCTIVLGTFLIQIFIVQFGGKPFSCVGLTIEQWLWCAFFGLGSLLWGQLMSSVPASWLKFLKTAGHGTQREEIPEEELEEMKDMDEIDHAEMELKRGHVLWCRGLNRIQTQIRVVNAFRDSVSPYEGLETAEARSSIHNFMSHPEFRIEDSDNQIPLIDEVEGEDDAPTQRNAIFILPQPTGLSNPPPHPSSPNQNNNATDCIFPLHKDASRPGLVLSNSAGLPPCPGSPLHSLETSL; this is translated from the exons GGTTAGATGGAGCCACGGAGGACATCGACCGGAGACAAAGGGAGTTTGGACAGAACCTCATCCCTCCTAAAAAGCCAAAAACGTTTTTGCAGTTAGTGTGGGAGGCCCTGCAGGACGTGACGCTCATCATCCTGGAGGTGGCCGCCATCATCTCCCTCGGCCTTTCGTTCTACAGGCCGCCGGACGCTGGCAGACAGA ACTGCGGCAGTGCCGTCGGCAGCCTGGACGAGGAGGGCGATGCAGAGACCGGATGGATCGAAGGCGCCGCCATCTTGCTGTCGGTGGTGTGCGTCGTCCTGGTGACGGCCTTCAACGACTGGAGCAAAGAGAAGCAGTTCCGTGGCCTCCAGAGCCGCATCGAGCAGGAGCAGAAGttctccgtggtgcgagcggggcAGACCATCCAAATCAAAGTGTCCGAGATCGTCGTGGGAGACGTTGCACAAGTCAAGTATG GCGACCTCCTCCCAGCGGATGGAATCCTGATCCAGGGCAACGATCTGAAGATTGACGAGAGCTCTCTGACCGGCGAGTCGGACCACGTGAGGAAGAGTCTGAACAGAGACCCCGTGTTGCTTTCAG GGACCCATGTCATGGAGGGTTCTGGTAAGATGCTGGTCACTGCTGTGGGCGTGAACTCTCAGACCGGAATCATCTTCAAGCTACTGGGGGCTGGCGAGGAAGGAGACGGCAaggacaagaacaagaacaaggcTGAGAAagacaagaggaggaaagacaaagagaagaagaaagaggagcagaaaaagagagagaagaaagagaagaaaa GTAAAAAAGATGACAAAGGCAAGAAAG GAAATAACAAGGACGGCGCTATTGTGGAGATGCAGCCACTCAACGAGGACGGAggaccagagaagaagaaaagcctcCCAAAGAAGGAAAAGTCTGTCCTCCAGGGGAAGCTAACCAAGCTGGCCGTTCAAATCGGCAAAGCAG GTCTGTTCATGTCAGCTCTCActgtcatcatcctcatcactcGCTTCCTGATAGATACCTTCTGGATTCAGGGAGTATCCTGGACTGCCGAGTGTGTACCCATATACGGGCAGTTCCTGGTCAAGTTCTTCATCATCGGCGTGACGGTGCTGGTGGTGGCCGTGCCTGAAGGTCTTCCTCTGGCCGTCACCATCTCACTAGCCTATTCAGTCAAG AAAATGATGAAGGACAACAACCTTGTCCGCCACCTGGATGCCTGTGAGACAATGGGCAACGCCACCGCCATCTGCTCCGACAAAACGGGCACGCTCACCATGAACCGCATGAGAGTGGTGCAGGCCCACATTGCAGGGCGCTACTACAAAAAGGTTCCGGAGCGGGACCTGATTCCTGCCAAGATCCTGGACCTGCTCGACGTGGGCATAGCGGTCAACTGCGCCTACACCACCAAGATTATG cCTCCGGAGAAAGAGGGTGGGCTTCCTCGCCAGGTTGGGAACAAGACGGAATGTGCCTTACTGGGACTCTCCCTTGAGCTGCGCCGGGACTACCAGACCATTCGCAATGAATTGCCAGAGGAGAAACTCTTCAAGGTCTACACCTTCAACTCTGTGAGAAAGTCCATGAGCACCGTGATCAAAAACCACGATGGCAGCTATCGAATGTTCAGCAAAGGGGCCTCTGAGATCCTGCTCAGGAA GTGCTGTAAGATCCTGATGGCCAGCGGTGAGGACAAAGTCTTCAAACCGCGGGACCGAGACGATCTGGTGAAGACGGTGATTGAGCCGATGGCATCAGAGGGGCTGAGGACCATCTGCCTTGCCTACAGAGACTTCCCGACCACTGAGGAAGAGCCTAACTGGGATGATGAAGCCCACATCCTCACTGGCCTCACCTGCATCGCCGTCGTTGGCATTGAAGATCCTGTCCGTCCTGAG GTACCAGAAGCCATCAGAAAGTGTCAAAGGGCCGGCATCACTGTCCGCATGGTGACCGGAGACAACGTCAACACTGCCCGGGCTATCGCCACCAAATGTGGCATCCTGCAACCTGGGGATGACTTCCTGTGTATGGAGGGCAAAGAGTTCAACCGACGCATCCGTAATGAGCTGGGGGAG attgAGCAAGAACGCATTGATAAGATTTGGCCAAAGCTGAGAGTCCTCGCCAGGTCGTCGCCAACTGACAAACACACTCTGGTTAAAG GTATCATCGACAGCACTGTGTTGGAGCAGAGGCAGGTTGTCGCGGTAACAGGGGATGGAACAAATGATGGTCCTGCCCTGAAGAAAGCAGATGTTGGCTTTGCAATG GGCATTGCAGGGACGGATGTGGCGAAGGAGGCTTCTGACATCATCTTAACTGACGATAACTTCAGCAGCATCGTGAAGGCCGTGATGTGGGGCAGGAACGTCTACGACAGCATCTCCAAGTTCCTGCAGTTCCAGCTCACTGTCAATGTGGTCGCCGTCATCGTGGCCTTCACAGGAGCCTGCATCACGCAG GACTCTCCTCTGAAAGCCGTGCAGATGTTATGGGTCAACCTCATCATGGACACCTTCGCGTCGCTGGCCCTGGCCACGGAGCCTCCGACAGAGgccttgctgctccggaacccCTATGGGCGGAAAAAGCCGCTCATTTCTCGCAACATGATGAAGAACATCCTGGGTCACGGAGTCTACCAGCTGACTGTGATCTTCACCCTGCTCTTCGTTG GTGAGAAGATGTTTGACATCGACAGCGGCAGGAACGCCCCCCTCCACGGCCCGCCCTCCGAGCATTACACCATCGTGTTCAACACATTCGTCCTGATGCAGATCTTTAACGAGCTCAACGCTCGCAAGATTCATGGCGAGAGAAACATCTTTGATGGCGTCTTCAACAACCCCATTTTCTGCACCATCGTCCTGGGAACCTTCCTCATACAG ATCTTCATCGTGCAGTTTGGTGGGAAACCGTTCAGCTGCGTGGGTCTGACCATCGAGCAGTGGCTGTGGTGCGCTTTCTTTGGCCTGGGCAGCCTCCTATGGGGACAG CTGATGTCCAGCGTCCCCGCGAGCTGGCTGAAGTTCCTGAAGACGGCGGGTCACGGCACGCAGCGGGAGGAGATCcccgaggaggagctggaggagatgaaggacatGGATGAGATCGACCATGCTGAGATGGAGCTGAAGAGGGGCCATGTGCTGTGGTGCCGTGGCCTGAACCGTATCCAGACACAG ATTCGCGTCGTCAACGCCTTCAGGGACAGCGTGTCCCCCTACGAAGGCCTGGAGACGGCTGAAGCCCGGAGCTCCATCCACAACTTCATGAGCCACCCGGAGTTCCGCATCGAGGACTCTGACAATCAGATACCACTCATAGATGAGGTGGAGGGTGAGGACGACGCCCCCACCCAACGCAACGCCATCTTCATTCTGCCACAGCCGACTGGATTGTCCAACCCGCCGCCTCACCCATCCTCCCCCAACCAGAACAACAACGCCACGGACTGCATCTTCCCGCTGCATAAGGACGCCTCCAGGCCCGGGCTGGTCCTGTCCAACTCAGCGGGGTTGCCGCCGTGTCCCGGGAGCCCCCTGCACAGCCTGGAGACCTCACTCTGA